The genomic stretch ATTATTAAGGTTCACGGAATAACTGACATTGAAATCAATGAATTCACTGATATTACTTGCCACCACCACACCGGCATTGTAGGTGGTTGATTTTGAATTATTGCGTACATTATTTATCAAGCCGGGGGTATTGCTGTATGTCAACCCGCCATTCAGGCTCAGGTTTGATTTCATGAACTTAAGGGGCATGGCATACGTTAAGAATGAACGCAGGCTCCAGAACCCGTCAATATTCACCGGTTTCGACAATTGGGATCCTTTATAAAGGGTAACAGAGCTGTTCAGCACACTGTCCTGCGAAGCGGTATACGTGGCATTGGTTATGTAATTGCTGTTCTGTTGCAGGAATATATTTGCAAAAAAACTTTTGGCTTTGGCCGTATTGGTATAGGTATACCTTGCACTGAGGATATTACCCACCTGTTGCTTAAGCTGGGGGTTCCCGGCTGTAATAAACAAGGGGTTGTTGTTATTATACACATCCTGCAACTGCGTTACGGAAGGCGCATTGGTATTTGCCCGGTAAAATATGCGGATGCTGTTCCGTGCATTTAATTTTTTATTCCACATCAGGTTGGGAAGGATGTTATTGAATGTCTTGCTTACATTGGCTGTAGTCGGGTAGGTCCTGTCGCTGGTAAGTATGGTGTATTGATAAGACAATCCAACAGAGAACATATTATCCCGGTCACCCACACGATAGCTTGTTCCCACATTGTGCCGCGTGGTTACGTTGTCGAATTTGTTTGAAAGGGAATCATCAAATACGGAATATTTTCCACCCACATAATCATACTGATAAACCTCCTGGTCTGACCTGCTTTTTGAATACGAAGGAGAATAATTGAACTGTAGCTGTCCCTTTTTTCCAACCGGTTCTGTATAGGCAATATTACCGGAGAGCTGGTAACCATTCGTTACCAGGCCCGTGTACTGCTGCAGGGAATCACTCAACGTTCCGCTGGGAGTATAATAATTGTTGATGTTCTGAACGTAGGTATCTCCATCTTTCCTGTTCAGTGCTGTATTAAAATTCACAGAAATGGTGCGGCCCTTTTTCGCAAACGAGTGACGGAACAAGATGTTGTTGTTAAAGTTATAGCCCGATGTTCTCGTGTCGGTATTATTAACGGACCGGCTGATAATATCTGTGGGAGAATAACTGTTAAGGCCGGATATGTCTTTTAGTGATTTGTTGTTTTGAAAACTCAGGCTCGGCGAGATCATGATGGAATTCCTGTCATTGATCTTATAATTCAGCCGGAAGTTTATGCGGTGATTGAAGTTTTTTGAACTGGACAGGGCATTCTCATTATAAAACTGGTTCTTGCCCGACAACTGAAAGTTCTCGGTATTGGATACCTGGTCGTTATTGGTATTGCTGTTGTTGAAGAAATAACTTCCGGATACCTCCGCTTTCTTTCCCCAGAGGTCGGAATAATTCAGGCCGAATGAATTTGTTTTGCTTATCCCATTCTGCTGGCCTACCGTAAAATTGTTGTTGTTTCCGCCAAAATTACCACCACCACCACGGTTACCGCCACCACCACGGTTTCCGCCGCCACCGCTGCTGGTAACCCCCAGCAGGTCCTGCGATGCAAAATTCTGCTGGTTGATATTATTGGCCAGGCCTACAAAGGTCAGCCGCACATTCTTTTTAAACAGGCTGACATTACCTCCTGCATTGTAAGTGCCTTGCGTACCGGCACCTGCATATATCCTTCCAAACTGGCCATTACGCATGCCTGATTTGGTTACGATATTGATGGACTTGGTGCTGTTCCCGTCATCAAAACCTGTGAACTGGGCCTGGTCGCTCAGTTTATCAAATACCTGTATCTTATCAATGATGGATGCCGGCAGGTTTCTTAAAGCGGCTGTGGCATCATCCCCAAAAAAATCACGGCCATCAACGGTCACTTTCCGCACCTGGTCGCCACCAGCGGTCACATTCCCATCCTTATCGATGGTTACCCCGGGGAGTTTCTTGATCATATCTTCTGCATTGGCATCGGGATTAACTTTCAGCTCGCTGGCATTGAATTCAAGGGTATCGCCTTTTTGTGTCACAACCGGCTTCCTGGCTTTCACCACAACACCTTCCAGTTCTTTGGCCATTTTTGCAAGATTGAACTGGAGGGGTTCTTTATTACTTGCCTGCAGGTTGATGACCTGGGAAACCACATCATACCCGATCATACTTGTAAGAAGGCGGTATTTATCAACGGCCAGCCCGGTAAATGAAAAATCCCCTTTTGCATCCGTTAAAACGGTTTTGGGATTCAAGGAATCCTTTTGTGCGATCAGGGTTACGGTTGCCCCCGGAATGGGTGTTTTGCTGTCTTTGTCCTGCAGTTTGCCCTTAAGGGTCAGGTTCTGGCTATTTGCAGCGAGGGCGCCCAGGCTGAAAATCAAAAGGAATAATGCTGATCTTAATCTCATAATTTTTTGTTGTATGCCCATTAGACGACAGTTTTTGCCCGAACTGGCGGCTGAAACCGGGCTTTTCGGCCCCGATATTAAGTACGGCACCCATTCCGGATAAATGGTATACGGCAGGGATTAACGGGCACTTCCCGATTAATTAATAAATTGCCTTTTTAGGGTTAACTTGCACGCCTAAATTTTAAACGACTCATATGGAATACAGCAAATTGGTATCGGTGACCGGGCTCCCGGGTTTATTTGAACTATTATCCTCAAAAGCCGACGGGGGTGTGGTGAGGTCACTGGAAGACAAAAGCACAAAATTTGTAAGCAGCCGCGTGCATAATTTTTCCCACCTGGAGAGCATTGAAGTGTTTACCAGCAAAGACAATGTGAACCTGGTGGATGTTTTCAATGCCATGAAGGGAAGCAAGGCAAAGCTTCCGGCCGATACTGATGCCGCTGCAGTTAAAAAATACTTTGAAAAGGTTTACCCCGATATGGATTTCAGCCGGGTTTATGCCAGCGATATGAAGAAGATGGTAAAGTGGTTTGGCATCCTGAGCGCAAATAATATTGAGATCAAATTATCGGAGAACCCGGCCGATACAGCAGACAATACAGCTGCCGAAAGCAAGCCCAAGGCAGTAGAGACAAAAGCGGCTGCCGTAAAGAATGCCCCGGCTAAAAAAATAAATGCACCGAGGAAGATGGCATAGTTTCCCCTGACCCAAAAGGGGAATAAGGCAACAGTTAAATTATTTAAAATCCTGCCGGGCTTAATAACTGTGGCAGGATTTTAATTTTAGTTCCAAACTCACGACTCATATCTCACGACTCACGACCATGTACACCGCAGATATAAAAAAACTCCCCCGTCATTTTGTTCCCGGGAATTTTACCATCACCAACTGGCAAAGCCTGGAACCCTACTTTAAAGACCTGCTCGAAAGAAAGATCGAAACAAAAGCCGGACTGGAAAAATGGCTGAAGGACCAGAGCGAACTGGAAGCCGTGGTGAATGAGGATGCCTGCTGGCGGCAGATCAAAATGACCTGTGATACCGAAAACAGGTCGCTGGAAGAAGCGTTTAATTTTTTCTTCATGGAGATCCAGCCAAAGATCCAGCCTTACTCGGATGCACTGAATAAAAAACTGGTGAACCACCCGCTGGCAAAAGAACTGGACCCGGAAAAATATTTCACCTACCTGCGTAACATCCGCAAAAGCATTGAACTTTTCCGGGAAGCGAATATCCCTTTGCAGGCAGAGCTCTCTGTCATGCAGCAGCAATATGGTGTTATTGCAGGCAAAATGACCGTAACCGTTCAGGGGGAAGAATATACCCTGCAACAGGCCGGTAAGTTCTTAGAAAACCCCGACAGGAAATTAAGAGAAGAAGTATACCGGAAAATAAACGACAGGAGACTTCAGGATAAGAAAGCACTGGATAAATTATTTGACCAGTTGATAGAAAAAAGGAACCAGGAAGCACTCAATGCCGGGTTTGCCAATTACCGGGATTATCGTTTTAAGGAGCTGGGCCGTTTTGATTATACCAGGGAAGATTGTTACCAGTTTCATGAAGCCGTAAAGCAACATGTATTGCCGCTTGTGAATATCATTTACCGGAACAAAAAAGAAAAGCTTGGGATAGCTGTTTTACGGCCCTGGGATATTGATGCAGAACCGGAAGGGGTTAAACCACTGCATCCTTTTGAAACAGGAGAAGACCTGATCCGGA from Chitinophagaceae bacterium encodes the following:
- a CDS encoding DUF5606 domain-containing protein, with amino-acid sequence MEYSKLVSVTGLPGLFELLSSKADGGVVRSLEDKSTKFVSSRVHNFSHLESIEVFTSKDNVNLVDVFNAMKGSKAKLPADTDAAAVKKYFEKVYPDMDFSRVYASDMKKMVKWFGILSANNIEIKLSENPADTADNTAAESKPKAVETKAAAVKNAPAKKINAPRKMA
- a CDS encoding M3 family oligoendopeptidase, with amino-acid sequence MYTADIKKLPRHFVPGNFTITNWQSLEPYFKDLLERKIETKAGLEKWLKDQSELEAVVNEDACWRQIKMTCDTENRSLEEAFNFFFMEIQPKIQPYSDALNKKLVNHPLAKELDPEKYFTYLRNIRKSIELFREANIPLQAELSVMQQQYGVIAGKMTVTVQGEEYTLQQAGKFLENPDRKLREEVYRKINDRRLQDKKALDKLFDQLIEKRNQEALNAGFANYRDYRFKELGRFDYTREDCYQFHEAVKQHVLPLVNIIYRNKKEKLGIAVLRPWDIDAEPEGVKPLHPFETGEDLIRRSVECFTKLRPFFGDCLKKMQELRHLDLESRKGKAPGGYNCPLAESGAPFIFMNAAGQMQDVTTMLHEGGHAIHSFLAHPLELNGFKEYPMEIAEVASMAMELMSMEEWETFFTGPEDLKRAKEHQLERVITIFPWIAIIDKFQHWVYENPLHTHDQRTARWNEILKEFQDDVIDYSGLETFRSNSWQRQLHLFEVPFYYIEYGIAQLGAIGMWMQFKENKELALDNYCRALALGGTKTLPQLFETAGLNFDFSPERIKVLMEFVKSQMK
- a CDS encoding TonB-dependent receptor — its product is MRLRSALFLLIFSLGALAANSQNLTLKGKLQDKDSKTPIPGATVTLIAQKDSLNPKTVLTDAKGDFSFTGLAVDKYRLLTSMIGYDVVSQVINLQASNKEPLQFNLAKMAKELEGVVVKARKPVVTQKGDTLEFNASELKVNPDANAEDMIKKLPGVTIDKDGNVTAGGDQVRKVTVDGRDFFGDDATAALRNLPASIIDKIQVFDKLSDQAQFTGFDDGNSTKSINIVTKSGMRNGQFGRIYAGAGTQGTYNAGGNVSLFKKNVRLTFVGLANNINQQNFASQDLLGVTSSGGGGNRGGGGNRGGGGNFGGNNNNFTVGQQNGISKTNSFGLNYSDLWGKKAEVSGSYFFNNSNTNNDQVSNTENFQLSGKNQFYNENALSSSKNFNHRINFRLNYKINDRNSIMISPSLSFQNNKSLKDISGLNSYSPTDIISRSVNNTDTRTSGYNFNNNILFRHSFAKKGRTISVNFNTALNRKDGDTYVQNINNYYTPSGTLSDSLQQYTGLVTNGYQLSGNIAYTEPVGKKGQLQFNYSPSYSKSRSDQEVYQYDYVGGKYSVFDDSLSNKFDNVTTRHNVGTSYRVGDRDNMFSVGLSYQYTILTSDRTYPTTANVSKTFNNILPNLMWNKKLNARNSIRIFYRANTNAPSVTQLQDVYNNNNPLFITAGNPQLKQQVGNILSARYTYTNTAKAKSFFANIFLQQNSNYITNATYTASQDSVLNSSVTLYKGSQLSKPVNIDGFWSLRSFLTYAMPLKFMKSNLSLNGGLTYSNTPGLINNVRNNSKSTTYNAGVVVASNISEFIDFNVSYSVNLNNVKNSIQPQLNNKYVQQSAGVQLNLLNKKGWFIQNDVSNQSYSGLTGGFNQNYWLWNAGIGKKFLKKQQAELKLTVFDLLKQNQSITRTATDSYIQDVQNQVLRQYFMLTFTYSLKNFGVAPATNTNSGFDRNRMGGQGGGFRPF